The following are encoded together in the Strongyloides ratti genome assembly S_ratti_ED321, chromosome : 2 genome:
- a CDS encoding Small-subunit processome, Utp12 domain-containing protein, which translates to MVRTRSSKYSDPEEGLISNGKQNGSLSIDNTFEKLNGKSPIKNGKKQKKSELDEPTMRELKDLNKKENIDEHQNGDLSSEDSVSSPLQMSAAASTSDSGSIVKEPTTKPSITDAANALATDSTNALSYAVSLTQSLLSSDSKKIDDILTGAISQREIKDTVKDLPTIHVIRLLKYIEEKLRESTGGHVEQLIRWSGIVISAHMSYLMTVSDLEKQLGSFFSWIKNRVSHMEALFILNGKLGLLCEQIDKRCNVVSYADQKPLMVFHPDDESDNELEQITALEKEVFDAANEDDDWWKEDEEIQEKINVKVQCVKKKDKGKKRHADQEDDSDEDLEDLDEQMEVDNDE; encoded by the exons ATGGTTAGAACCCGTTCATCAAAATATTCTGATCCTGAAGAAGGACTAATTTCTAATGGTAAGCAGAATGGTTCTTTGAGCATTGATAAtacatttgaaaaattaaacggg aagtcacctataaaaaatggtaaaaaacAGAAAAAAAGTGAATTAGATGAACCAACAATGCGTGAATTAAAAGATTt aaacaaaaaagaaaatatcgATGAACATCAAAATGGTGATTTAAGTTCAGAGGATTCTGTCTCTTCACCTTTGCAAATGTCAGCAGCTGCATCTACATCAGATTCTGGTAGTATTGTTAAGGAACCAACAACAAAACCTTCAATTACTGATGCAGCAAATGCACTTGCAACTGATTCAACAAATGCATTGTCGTATGCAGTGTCACTGACGCAATCATTGTTGTCTTCTGATAGCAAAAAAATAGATGATATTCTAACAGGGGCTATATCACAAAGAGAAATCAAAGATACAGTGAAAGATCTTCCTACAATTCATGTCATtcgtttattaaaatatattgaagaAAAACTAAGAGAAAGTACTGGAGGTCATGTTGAGCAATTGATACGTTGGAGTGGTATAGTAATTTCAGCTCACATGTCTTACTTAATGACTGTTTCTGATCTTGAAAAACAACTAGGATCTTTCTTTTCATGGATAAAAAATAGAGTTTCACATATGGAAGCactttttatcttaaatGGAAAATTAGGATTATTATGTGAACAAATTGATAAAAGATGTAATGTTGTATCGTATGCTGATCAGAAACCTTTAATGGTCTTTCATCCAGATGATGAAAGTGATAATGAATTAGAACAAATTACTGCTCTTGAAAAAGAAGTTTTTGATGCTGCCAATGAGGACGATGACTGGTGGAAAGAGGATGAAGAAATTCAAGAAAAGATAAATGTTAAAGTTCAATGTGTAAAAAAGAAGGATAAAGGTAAAAAAAGGCATGCTGATCAGGAGGATGATAGTGATGAGGATTTGGAAGATTTAGACGAACAGATGGAAGTTGATAAtgatgaataa
- a CDS encoding Transcription initiation factor TFIID subunit 10 produces MNPPTNPRPEMVAELRKQACAPDVDQVYQFLKNLSKFNSVIPEPVASYYLSKSGIECNDKIVPKMIAVSTQKFISDILLDCMTQAKHRGLGTTKTNKKGIKETKYTLNMDVLESVLKEYGIEPLPTINVSKESK; encoded by the coding sequence atgaatcCACCAACTAATCCACGACCTGAGATGGTAGCTGAGTTACGCAAACAGGCTTGTGCACCAGATGTTGATCAGGTATAtcaatttcttaaaaatttaagtaaaTTTAACTCTGTAATACCTGAACCAGTTGCaagttattatttatctaaaaGTGGAATTGAgtgtaatgataaaattgttCCAAAAATGATAGCTGTTAGTACACAGAAATTTATATctgatatattattagatTGTATGACTCAGGCTAAACATCGTGGACTTGGTACCAcaaaaactaataaaaaagGTATAAAAGAAACTAAGTATACTTTGAATATGGATGTTTTGGAGAGTGTTCTTAAGGAATATGGTATTGAACCTTTACCTACAATTAATGTTAGCAAAGaaagtaaataa
- a CDS encoding CRIB domain and Protein kinase domain and Serine/threonine-/dual specificity protein kinase, catalytic domain and Protein kinase-like domain-containing protein — protein MKLKKKDISSPEAFQHRIHAEYDKNTCTFKGLPKQWEAILGMNTYIGKSRPKPIDPSKFTPLQMAQYKKIVRGTTGIGYGSRPESTMSRWNASDMFNSDISTNFSTCSTPLSIVQQPSISISSYPSTPPTYSKIKKSDSFKITSIVNSVESNFDLKDDRQKIILEKYPTSKGNFNYIEEEGEKNICNNKKDEIEIIKKDISKVQNESQGLSDEKFRMALQCVVDCGDPRPNLKGSVKIGEGSTSLVIRATLTTTNTSVAVKRMKLKGQQRRELLFNEVVLMKDLKHPNIVSMHNSYLVDDELWVIMEYMDKGPLTDIVTEMRIEESVIAYITYQTLLGLEYLHQHNIIHRDIKSDSILFSKDGMVKISDFGFCAHLTNDKPKRRSLVGTPYWMAPEVIKRSSYDTSADIWSLGIMIIEMVMGEPPHFHEDTIKALKKILECDEPTFPSNVDVSEDLRDFVSKCCVKKSYLRLPASKLLEHSFLKKRCDSQYIINLLNKLSLEKNESQKK, from the exons atgaaattaaaaaaaaaagatatttcaTCTCCAGAAGCTTTTCAACATCGAATACATGCTGagtatgataaaaatacGTGTACTTTCAAAGGACTACCTAag caATGGGAAGCTATTCTTGGTATGAATACATATATAGGTAAATCACGACCAAAACCAATAGATCCTTCTAAATTTACACCACTTCAAATGgcacaatataaaaaaattgttagaGGAACAACTGGTATAGGTTATGGTAGTCGACCAGAAAGTACAATGTCAAGATGGAATGCTTCTGATATGTTTAATAGTGATATATCAACAAATTTTTCAACCTGTTCAACACCACTATCGATTGTCCAACAACCAAGTATCTCTATCTCTTCATATCCTTCTACACCACCAacatattcaaaaataaaaaaatcagaTTCTTTTAAGATAACATCAATAGTAAATAGTGTTGAAAGTAATTTTGATTTGAAAGATGATagacaaaaaattatattagaaaaatatccCACTTCAAAaggtaattttaattatattgaaGAAGAAggtgaaaaaaatatttgtaataataagaaagatgaaattgaaataattaaaaaagatattagtAAAGTACAAAATGAATCACAGGGATTATCAGATGAAAAATTTAGGATGGCATTACAATGTGTTGTTGATTGTGGTGATCCAAGACCTAATCTTAAGGGTTCTGTTAAAATAGGTGAAGGATCAACATCCTTGGTTATCCGTGCCACACTAACCACTACTAATACTTCTGTTGCCGTTAAAAGAATGAAACTTAAAGGACAACAAAGAAgagaattattatttaatgaagtTGTACTTATGAAAGATTTAAAACATCCAAATATTGTTTCAATGCATAATAGTTATCTTGTTGATGATGAATTATGGGTTATTATGGAGTATATGGATAAAGGACCATTAACTGATATTGTAACAGAAATGAGAATTGAAGAATCTGTAATTGCTTATATAACATATCAAACATTATTAGGTTTAGAATATCTTCACCaacataatattattcataGGGATATTAAAAGtgattcaattttattttctaaagaTGGTATGGTAAAAATATCAGATTTTGGTTTTTGTGCTCATCTAACAAATGACAAACCAAAAAGGAGAAGTTTAGTTGGTACACCATATTGGATGGCACCAGAAGTTATAAAAAGATCTTCCTATGACACATCAGCAGACATATGGTCATTGGGTATTATGATAATTGAAATGGTAATGGGTGAACCACCACATTTTCATGAAGATACTATAaaagcattaaaaaaaatacttgaATGTGATGAACCAACATTTCCAAGTAATGTAGATGTATCAGAAGATTTAAGAGATTTTGTCTCTAAATGTTGTgtcaaaaaaagttatttacgGTTACCGGCATCAAAATTACTAGAACAttcatttttgaaaaaacGTTGTGATAgtcaatatattattaatttgttaaataaactttCTCTTGAGAAAAATGaatcacaaaaaaaataa